The Vidua chalybeata isolate OUT-0048 chromosome 21, bVidCha1 merged haplotype, whole genome shotgun sequence genome contains a region encoding:
- the MORN5 gene encoding MORN repeat-containing protein 5 isoform X2: MELVRGRYLGGVMRGRMEGFGYYTLPTGTQYRGSLWDGMFHGKGQLLSRRGGGYRALWDRGVPTQGKYTFTDGLEYDEEKWLYCDGYDRRFYTEICSGFKPPGIAQLTNLDPPKIIPEGCYDCGDGFYNPKTRVVVDYKHKFLRNADDEEHEWILRTCRKAWDITTEHKPKP, translated from the exons ATGGAGCTGGTGCGGGGCCGGTACCTGGGGGGAGTCATGCGCGGCAG GATGGAAGGATTCGGCTACTACACGCTGCCGACGGGCACGCAGTACCGGGGCTCGCTGTGGGACGGGATGTTCCACGGGAAGGGCCAGCTGCTGAGCCGCAGAGGCGGCGGATACCGGGCGCTCTGGGACCGCGGGGTGCCCACGCAG GGGAAATACACTTTTACAGATGGTCTCGAATACGACGAGGAAAAATGGCTCTACTGCGACGGCTACGACAGGAGATTCTACACAGAAATCTGTTCTGGTTTTAAACCGCCAG gcATTGCTCAGCTTACAAATCTGGATCCTCCCAAAATAATCCCAGAAGGTTGTTATGACTGTGGTGATGGATTCTATAACCCCAAAACCAGAGTAGTTGTTGACTACAAACACAAGTTTCTGAGAAATGCAG ACGATGAAGAGCATGAATGGATCCTTCGGACCTGCCGGAAAGCCTGGGATATAACAACTGAGCACAAACCAAAACCATAA
- the MORN5 gene encoding MORN repeat-containing protein 5 isoform X1, with product MELVRGRYLGGVMRGRMEGFGYYTLPTGTQYRGSLWDGMFHGKGQLLSRRGGGYRALWDRGVPTQGKYTFTDGLEYDEEKWLYCDGYDRRFYTEICSGFKPPGIAQLTNLDPPKIIPEGCYDCGDGFYNPKTRVVVDYKHKFLRNAGFLKFVFPGLLHRSLFSYTNTKEKAAEQFLETRLI from the exons ATGGAGCTGGTGCGGGGCCGGTACCTGGGGGGAGTCATGCGCGGCAG GATGGAAGGATTCGGCTACTACACGCTGCCGACGGGCACGCAGTACCGGGGCTCGCTGTGGGACGGGATGTTCCACGGGAAGGGCCAGCTGCTGAGCCGCAGAGGCGGCGGATACCGGGCGCTCTGGGACCGCGGGGTGCCCACGCAG GGGAAATACACTTTTACAGATGGTCTCGAATACGACGAGGAAAAATGGCTCTACTGCGACGGCTACGACAGGAGATTCTACACAGAAATCTGTTCTGGTTTTAAACCGCCAG gcATTGCTCAGCTTACAAATCTGGATCCTCCCAAAATAATCCCAGAAGGTTGTTATGACTGTGGTGATGGATTCTATAACCCCAAAACCAGAGTAGTTGTTGACTACAAACACAAGTTTCTGAGAAATGCAG gctttttgaagtttgtttttcctggtttaCTACACAGATCTCTTTTCTCCTACacaaacacaaaggaaaaggCTGCAGAACAGTTTTTGGAGACAAGACTAATTTAA
- the NDUFA8 gene encoding NADH dehydrogenase [ubiquinone] 1 alpha subcomplex subunit 8, which yields MPGVLRVPPLEELDVPEVAVSSAVLKAAAHHYGSQCDRPNKEFMLCRWEEKDPRKCLREGRQVNQCAIDFFRSIRTHCAEPFTAYWTCIDYTNQQELRRCRKQQAAFDSCVLDKLGWVRPDLGDLSKVTKVKTDRPLPENAYHSRPRPEPNPPTEGELKPSPLGSRLFFWSW from the exons ATGCCCGGGGTGCTGCGGGTGCCCCCGCTCGAGGAGCTCGACGTGCCGGAG GTGGCGGTGAGCTCGGCCGTGCTGAAGGCCGCGGCGCACCACTACGGCTCGCAGTGCGACCGGCCCAACAAGGAGTTCATGCTGTGCCGCTGGGAGGAGAAGGACCCGCGCAAGTGCCTGAGGGAGGGCCGGCAGGTGAACCAGTGCGCCATCGACTTCTTCAG GAGCATCCGGACGCACTGCGCCGAGCCCTTCACCGCCTACTGGACGTGCATCGACTACACCAACCAGCAGGAGCTGCGCCGCTGCCGCAAGCAGCAGGCGGCCTTCGACTCCTGCGTGCTGGACAAGCTGGGCTGGGTGAGGCCCGACCTGGGAGACCTCTCCAAG GTGACGAAGGTGAAGACAGACCGTCCTCTGCCTGAGAATGCCTATCACTCTAGACCCAGACCAGAGCCAAACCCACCCACGGAAGGGGAGCTGAAGCCCTCTCCCCTTGGCAGCAGGCTCTTTTTCTGGTCCTGGTGA